The proteins below are encoded in one region of Candidatus Zixiibacteriota bacterium:
- a CDS encoding 4Fe-4S dicluster domain-containing protein, which yields MALSKKPDTLVEINEDLCKGCDICIEFCPTDVFDKSNKLNRRGYYLPVIVNMKACTGCRLCDLMCPEFAIVLTEKEK from the coding sequence ATGGCGTTGTCCAAAAAACCCGATACTCTGGTTGAGATCAACGAGGATTTATGCAAGGGCTGCGATATCTGCATCGAATTTTGCCCCACTGATGTCTTCGATAAATCAAATAAGTTAAATCGCAGGGGATATTATCTTCCCGTAATCGTAAACATGAAAGCCTGTACCGGTTGTCGATTGTGCGACCTGATGTGTCCCGAATTCGCGATCGTCCTGACCGAAAAGGAAAAATAA
- a CDS encoding 2-oxoacid:acceptor oxidoreductase subunit alpha, with product MALNENKKQYLRTLEGKKYFLLGDEACAYGAIYAGCDFFAGYPITPASEIAELMARELPKAGGICIQMEDEIASIAAIIGAAWTGSRTMTATSGPGFSLMQENLGYAVMTETPTVVVDVQRSGPSTGQATKPAQGDVMQARWGTHGDHSIIALSPNSVQECFDLMFDCFDLADTYRTPIIFLMDGEIGHIRESVTMPEISKVKYASRKKAQPGEQVFGGGDLVPGIVHYGEGQNVHVTGSTHLANGMRDVTTQGVHEVLVRRIHEKIDSNRDKIIKVKEDKNPGGKAKIGVISFGASSRPALGAVKKAREEKLEIDFLRLITIWPFAGKQVTEFAKNLNLILVPEMNLGQISREIERFVECKVIPVSKIGGIAHSVDDIYGAIREVNS from the coding sequence ATGGCACTTAACGAAAACAAAAAACAATATCTCCGTACCCTCGAAGGAAAAAAGTATTTTCTCCTCGGCGACGAAGCCTGCGCCTACGGCGCAATATATGCCGGTTGTGATTTCTTCGCCGGCTATCCCATCACTCCGGCCAGCGAAATAGCCGAATTGATGGCTCGGGAACTTCCCAAAGCGGGCGGCATCTGCATCCAGATGGAAGACGAAATTGCCAGCATCGCAGCCATTATCGGGGCCGCCTGGACCGGCTCGCGAACAATGACTGCAACCAGCGGTCCCGGATTTTCACTCATGCAGGAAAACCTGGGTTACGCGGTCATGACCGAAACTCCGACTGTTGTAGTTGATGTCCAGCGATCCGGCCCCTCCACCGGGCAAGCGACCAAACCGGCTCAGGGCGATGTCATGCAGGCTCGCTGGGGTACACACGGCGATCATTCCATCATTGCTCTATCCCCGAACTCGGTTCAGGAATGTTTTGATCTGATGTTCGACTGTTTTGATTTGGCCGACACTTATCGCACCCCGATTATTTTCCTAATGGACGGAGAAATCGGGCATATCCGCGAAAGCGTCACTATGCCGGAAATATCGAAAGTCAAATATGCCTCAAGGAAAAAAGCTCAACCGGGTGAACAGGTTTTCGGCGGCGGGGATTTGGTACCCGGGATTGTTCATTACGGCGAAGGACAGAACGTTCATGTCACAGGTTCAACCCATCTCGCCAATGGTATGCGGGACGTGACAACCCAGGGAGTTCATGAAGTTCTCGTCAGAAGAATTCATGAGAAAATTGATTCCAATCGGGATAAAATTATAAAGGTTAAGGAAGATAAAAACCCCGGCGGGAAGGCCAAAATCGGCGTTATTTCATTCGGCGCCAGCTCGCGTCCGGCTCTCGGAGCTGTCAAAAAAGCCCGCGAGGAAAAGCTTGAAATTGATTTTCTGAGGCTCATTACTATCTGGCCTTTTGCCGGCAAGCAAGTAACCGAATTTGCCAAAAACCTCAATCTGATTTTGGTGCCGGAGATGAATCTGGGACAAATATCCCGCGAAATCGAAAGATTTGTTGAATGCAAAGTTATTCCTGTTTCCAAAATCGGTGGCATCGCTCATTCGGTTGATGATATTTACGGAGCTATTCGGGAGGTGAACTCATGA
- a CDS encoding thiamine pyrophosphate-dependent enzyme, producing MSQPRHRLMDYVREDIFPHRFCVGCGCGTVLNVFTNAVAELKLDTSQMVCVSGIGCSAWIPSPYFKADTLHTTHGRPIAFATGVKMMRPDLKVIIIAGDGDISGIGGNHLIHAARRNIDLTVIMVNNMIYGMTGGQVAPTTPVGVKTTTTPHNNVEPPFKVAELVQAAGASFVARWTTFHVFQTMRTLQKAINKKGFSFVEIVSQCPDNFGKRVGMGKATDFLKYLKDQSVRLSKAKDMSEEELENKIIVGTLCDRDRPEFATQVHNITNQIVKQVAEENKN from the coding sequence ATGAGTCAGCCCAGACATAGATTGATGGATTACGTTCGCGAGGACATCTTCCCCCATCGTTTCTGCGTCGGATGCGGATGTGGAACCGTCCTGAATGTTTTCACCAATGCCGTTGCAGAATTGAAACTTGATACATCTCAAATGGTCTGCGTATCTGGCATCGGATGTTCGGCCTGGATTCCCAGCCCGTATTTCAAGGCCGACACTCTCCATACCACCCACGGCCGACCAATTGCTTTTGCCACCGGCGTCAAAATGATGCGGCCGGATCTGAAAGTTATTATCATCGCCGGTGATGGAGATATTTCGGGTATCGGCGGCAATCATCTTATACATGCCGCCCGGCGCAATATCGACCTCACCGTTATCATGGTCAACAACATGATCTACGGCATGACCGGTGGGCAGGTGGCCCCAACCACCCCGGTCGGCGTAAAAACAACAACCACGCCTCACAACAATGTCGAACCGCCTTTCAAAGTTGCCGAACTCGTCCAGGCTGCCGGAGCCAGCTTCGTGGCGCGCTGGACGACGTTTCATGTTTTCCAGACAATGAGAACATTGCAAAAAGCGATCAACAAAAAAGGCTTTAGCTTTGTGGAAATCGTTTCCCAGTGTCCCGATAATTTCGGCAAACGGGTCGGAATGGGTAAGGCGACCGATTTCTTGAAATATCTAAAAGACCAATCGGTGCGCCTTTCCAAGGCTAAAGATATGTCGGAAGAAGAACTGGAAAATAAAATCATCGTGGGTACCTTATGCGACCGGGATCGTCCGGAATTTGCTACTCAGGTGCACAATATAACCAATCAGATAGTGAAACAGGTTGCCGAGGAGAATAAAAATTGA
- a CDS encoding 2-oxoacid:acceptor oxidoreductase family protein, with translation MIIRLAGFGGQGIVMSSYILGQSAALDGKKAIQNQSYGSESRGGECRGDVIISDQDIYELEPSMFDILVAIAQPAYEKFIPFLKPGGTLIVDKDLVITDDANEPENIKKHAISATDIAFTKFNRKIIANMIILGYLNRLSNLISPEVLEQVISENVPPGTQEVNLKAMREGISLAEQELATA, from the coding sequence TTGATTATCAGGTTGGCCGGATTCGGGGGACAGGGGATTGTCATGTCAAGTTATATACTGGGACAATCGGCGGCATTGGATGGCAAAAAAGCCATTCAAAATCAATCATACGGCAGCGAATCGCGAGGCGGCGAATGCCGGGGCGATGTGATTATATCCGATCAAGACATATATGAACTGGAACCGTCCATGTTCGATATTCTGGTGGCTATAGCCCAACCCGCTTATGAAAAATTTATTCCTTTTTTAAAACCCGGCGGGACGCTTATTGTAGATAAAGATCTCGTGATAACCGATGATGCCAACGAACCCGAGAATATCAAAAAACATGCCATCAGCGCGACTGATATCGCATTCACGAAATTCAATCGGAAAATCATCGCCAACATGATAATCCTGGGTTATCTGAATCGGCTTTCAAATCTGATTTCACCTGAAGTGCTGGAGCAGGTCATTTCGGAAAATGTTCCTCCCGGTACTCAGGAAGTAAACCTGAAGGCCATGCGGGAAGGAATCAGTCTGGCCGAGCAGGAATTGGCTACCGCCTGA
- a CDS encoding nucleotidyltransferase family protein, translated as MHLDNSISFGNMIIMCSVGIIITGIILAAGKSERMGPVNKLLLEYNGQTIIEEVLAQMIKSSVDNIVIVTGYESNLIEETLMGQINETVSIIRNANYNKGRIESIKCALRFLSGKTDAALFMVGDKPGVKSDLISKAINKFRKYNPSILTTQTPSGPGHPIIFSSRIFDEILEFKGANLRDNLIARHKEDVFELNDDALQLDIDTEGDYQKLLESF; from the coding sequence GTGCACCTTGACAATTCAATATCGTTTGGTAATATGATTATCATGTGCAGTGTCGGGATTATAATTACTGGAATTATTCTGGCGGCCGGTAAATCCGAAAGAATGGGACCTGTCAACAAGCTTCTTTTAGAATACAACGGACAGACGATCATCGAAGAAGTACTGGCGCAGATGATAAAATCAAGTGTCGATAATATTGTCATCGTTACCGGATACGAAAGCAATTTGATCGAGGAAACGCTCATGGGGCAGATTAACGAAACCGTATCGATTATCAGAAATGCGAATTATAATAAGGGACGAATCGAATCGATCAAATGCGCTCTACGCTTTTTATCCGGTAAAACCGACGCGGCGCTTTTTATGGTCGGCGATAAACCCGGAGTTAAAAGCGATTTGATATCAAAGGCAATCAATAAATTCAGAAAGTATAATCCTTCGATATTAACGACTCAAACCCCGTCTGGCCCCGGACATCCTATTATCTTTTCGTCCCGGATTTTTGATGAGATTCTGGAATTTAAAGGCGCGAATTTACGGGATAATCTGATTGCCCGGCATAAGGAAGATGTTTTTGAACTGAATGATGACGCCTTGCAGCTTGATATTGATACGGAAGGCGATTACCAAAAATTACTGGAGAGTTTTTAG
- a CDS encoding XdhC family protein, with protein MIDIYKEIVRNREEGRLFVVVTIVRTSGSSPRKTGAKMIVFPDGSILGTIGGGLFEKQVIDDCLSLLKNCNRYLLKKYRFSKNGPDATGMHCGGEAEVYMEVNTRPNKLIIFGAGHVGGELASLARRFEFSITVIDSRRELLDKLDRNTNVILTDEYYSDNLPDIDDASYVVIVTSSHESDLAVLKNILKQNFAYLGMIGSKSKINKVFTKLEQDGFTKEQIGKIHSPIGLDIGAEGPAEIALAIMAEIVKIKNSCSIISDDKQT; from the coding sequence ATGATTGATATTTACAAAGAAATCGTCCGCAATCGGGAAGAAGGCCGTCTGTTCGTTGTTGTCACCATCGTCCGCACATCCGGCTCCTCCCCCCGGAAAACCGGAGCCAAGATGATTGTCTTCCCCGATGGTTCCATACTCGGAACAATCGGCGGCGGATTGTTTGAAAAACAGGTGATCGATGACTGCCTCTCACTCTTGAAGAACTGCAATCGCTATTTATTAAAGAAATACCGCTTTAGCAAAAACGGTCCCGATGCGACCGGTATGCATTGTGGCGGGGAAGCCGAAGTATATATGGAAGTAAACACTCGTCCCAATAAACTTATAATTTTTGGCGCCGGACATGTCGGCGGAGAACTGGCATCGCTCGCTCGAAGATTTGAATTTTCAATCACTGTCATCGATAGCCGCCGGGAATTGCTGGATAAACTGGATAGAAACACAAATGTAATTTTGACAGACGAGTATTATTCCGACAACTTACCCGACATTGATGATGCTTCGTATGTCGTCATCGTTACCAGTTCACATGAAAGCGATCTGGCGGTATTGAAGAATATCTTGAAACAAAATTTCGCCTATCTTGGAATGATCGGCTCGAAATCGAAAATTAATAAAGTGTTTACCAAGCTCGAACAGGACGGTTTTACAAAAGAACAAATCGGTAAAATTCATTCGCCTATCGGTCTTGATATCGGAGCCGAAGGGCCAGCCGAAATCGCATTGGCCATAATGGCGGAAATAGTAAAAATAAAAAATTCCTGCTCGATAATTTCAGATGACAAGCAAACATGA
- the yqeB gene encoding selenium-dependent molybdenum cofactor biosynthesis protein YqeB: MTSKHDQNLIIIRGAGEMASGVIKKLFMAGFDIVAFEKPSPTCIRREVCFAEAVYQKEITVECVTAILVSSVNDALSQVKSRRIPILIDPDAECLKSFNPFFLIDARMMKSKNDTNLSMAPIVIGMGPGFTAGENCLAAIETNRGFDLGRVLYEGSTQAHTGIPASVDGISDARVLRASDDGVFISNHEITDTVHVGQEIGKVGNTVVACGTSGIIRGLIQNGIVVKRGQKIGDIDPRGIREFCFRISDKANAIGGGALEAVLALKSKNQI; the protein is encoded by the coding sequence ATGACAAGCAAACATGATCAAAATTTAATCATCATTCGCGGTGCCGGGGAAATGGCGTCCGGAGTAATAAAAAAACTATTCATGGCCGGTTTTGACATTGTCGCGTTTGAAAAACCCTCCCCGACATGCATCAGACGCGAAGTATGTTTCGCCGAAGCCGTATATCAAAAGGAGATTACGGTTGAATGCGTAACGGCGATATTGGTATCATCGGTAAACGATGCATTATCACAAGTTAAGTCCCGCCGCATTCCAATCTTGATTGATCCCGATGCCGAATGCCTCAAATCGTTCAATCCTTTTTTCCTGATAGATGCGCGCATGATGAAATCCAAAAACGATACGAATCTCAGTATGGCTCCGATTGTGATTGGTATGGGTCCCGGATTTACCGCCGGAGAAAACTGCCTTGCTGCCATTGAGACTAACCGGGGTTTTGATTTGGGTCGAGTCTTGTACGAAGGCTCGACACAAGCTCATACCGGCATACCGGCCAGCGTTGACGGCATCAGCGATGCCAGGGTACTGCGAGCTTCGGACGACGGCGTTTTTATCTCAAATCATGAAATCACCGACACGGTTCACGTCGGGCAGGAGATCGGAAAAGTCGGCAATACCGTGGTTGCCTGTGGTACCAGCGGAATAATCAGGGGTTTGATACAAAACGGTATTGTAGTCAAGCGTGGGCAAAAGATAGGCGATATCGATCCTCGGGGAATACGCGAATTTTGTTTTCGAATATCCGACAAGGCTAATGCCATCGGCGGCGGGGCGCTCGAAGCTGTTCTGGCGCTTAAATCCAAAAACCAAATTTAA
- a CDS encoding DUF5916 domain-containing protein has product MKSTVMKSDIRILQFLIFSLALIIMIFWVSSAQGSTTFEPIYQPSMDIFKVKSEIKIDGNLSMLEWNEASQTINFVENFPGDNTEPQVRTKAFITYDDDKLYIAFLCYDTPDAIRATMCQRDRFGSDDAVGLLIDTYGTASWAYQFFVNPYGIQKDLLWTKVGMPDIGFDLIWESAAQITDSGYQVEIAIPFSGMRFPSKDIQSWKVDFQRNRPRGSYYQYSWTAYDRNEQCFPCQWGTVEGIKDVRPGKGFEILPSFIANQSGELPRGDPQNQFDEGPIMGEPSLGAKYSLSSDVTFEATLNPDFSQIEADAAQIDVNSTMSLYYPERRPFFQEGSDIFLTLFNSFYTRTVNDPSFASKLTGRKEKLRFGFTSAIDENSPYTIPTDDEDIMFNGGKSYINAFRLSQSIGSSSQIGILLGDRRFDGSGSNTIAAFDGDIRLGQNYSIDGQYVLTHTSEQDNHSRTKIFGSDRSEEFVLDSTRVNGEMTSTFNDGKHTLKLDGESFSGLGLITRFHRRARHWNFTVDYNQVDKTYRTQLGYDPYNNYRNLDIRSFYVIYPKNSSFQRITPFFAMYNRWNFESEHKIRNIYGNIQAQLDLAQTNIQIGGSQSEKVYQGQMYEDLWNVNLNSNSRFSDKFAYGMNIRYGRDIGRGFGVRDNEFRFNMFVNIKPLDRLTIEPSFNYLKGTNDDRIDTYGIVNDELTLIHSLESGAEIFEQMIFRSRLQLQVNKQLSLRLVTQFNKFEYLADPASGTYLEFKRWEVDPLITYRLGSFSVFYIGSTSDVNYLSPEISNVNESIWKLNNQQFFMKLQYLFQM; this is encoded by the coding sequence ATGAAAAGCACGGTAATGAAATCAGATATCAGGATATTGCAATTTCTAATTTTTTCATTGGCTTTGATTATAATGATATTCTGGGTCAGTTCCGCTCAAGGTTCAACGACCTTTGAGCCGATTTATCAGCCATCTATGGATATTTTCAAGGTAAAAAGTGAAATTAAAATCGATGGGAATCTCAGCATGCTGGAATGGAATGAGGCCAGCCAGACTATCAACTTTGTCGAGAATTTTCCCGGTGATAATACCGAGCCGCAGGTGCGGACAAAAGCGTTTATAACCTATGATGACGATAAACTTTATATAGCTTTTTTGTGCTATGATACGCCTGACGCCATCAGGGCCACGATGTGTCAGCGCGATCGCTTCGGGAGCGATGATGCCGTCGGGCTTTTAATTGATACTTACGGCACGGCTTCGTGGGCTTATCAATTTTTTGTTAATCCATACGGAATTCAAAAAGACCTCCTCTGGACCAAAGTCGGAATGCCCGATATCGGTTTTGATTTGATCTGGGAATCGGCGGCGCAGATTACCGATTCCGGTTACCAGGTCGAGATCGCTATTCCATTTTCGGGGATGCGCTTCCCCAGCAAGGATATCCAGAGCTGGAAAGTAGATTTTCAGCGCAATCGCCCCCGTGGAAGTTATTATCAATATTCCTGGACAGCTTACGATCGCAACGAACAGTGCTTCCCCTGTCAATGGGGCACGGTCGAAGGCATCAAAGATGTCCGACCGGGGAAAGGCTTTGAAATCCTGCCATCGTTTATAGCCAATCAATCCGGTGAGCTTCCCAGGGGAGATCCTCAAAATCAATTTGATGAAGGTCCAATTATGGGCGAGCCGTCGCTGGGCGCCAAATATTCCCTTTCATCCGATGTTACATTTGAAGCTACTCTCAATCCCGATTTTAGTCAGATTGAAGCCGACGCTGCCCAGATTGATGTTAATTCGACTATGTCTTTATATTATCCTGAACGTCGCCCGTTTTTCCAGGAAGGAAGCGACATCTTTTTGACATTATTCAATTCATTTTATACTCGTACCGTCAATGATCCATCTTTTGCGTCCAAACTGACGGGACGAAAAGAAAAACTGCGTTTCGGATTTACATCCGCAATCGATGAAAACTCACCATATACAATCCCAACGGATGATGAAGATATCATGTTCAATGGCGGTAAGAGCTATATTAATGCCTTCCGCCTTTCACAATCAATCGGCAGCTCATCACAAATTGGCATTCTTTTGGGCGATCGAAGATTTGATGGCAGTGGATCTAATACCATTGCGGCTTTCGATGGCGATATTCGCCTGGGTCAGAATTATAGTATTGACGGCCAATATGTTCTTACTCATACCTCGGAACAGGATAATCATAGTAGAACTAAGATTTTTGGATCGGATAGGAGTGAAGAATTCGTATTAGACAGTACGCGAGTAAATGGTGAAATGACAAGCACTTTTAATGATGGAAAACATACCTTAAAACTTGATGGCGAATCATTTTCAGGACTTGGATTAATAACTCGTTTCCACCGCCGTGCTCGCCACTGGAATTTCACTGTCGATTATAACCAGGTTGATAAAACATATCGAACCCAGCTGGGGTATGATCCATACAACAATTATCGAAATCTGGATATTCGCTCATTCTATGTTATTTATCCGAAAAATAGTAGCTTTCAAAGAATTACACCATTTTTTGCAATGTATAATCGCTGGAATTTTGAATCCGAACACAAAATCAGAAATATATACGGAAATATTCAAGCTCAGCTTGATCTCGCTCAAACCAATATTCAAATCGGCGGCTCTCAATCAGAGAAAGTGTACCAGGGACAGATGTATGAGGATCTTTGGAACGTTAACCTGAACTCCAATAGCCGATTTAGCGATAAATTTGCCTATGGAATGAATATCAGATATGGACGCGATATCGGTCGTGGATTCGGCGTTAGAGATAATGAATTCCGCTTTAACATGTTTGTAAATATCAAACCGCTGGATCGTCTTACCATCGAACCCAGTTTCAATTATCTAAAAGGGACGAATGACGACAGGATTGACACCTACGGAATCGTAAACGACGAATTGACGTTGATACATTCACTTGAATCGGGTGCGGAAATTTTCGAGCAGATGATTTTCCGCTCACGTCTTCAGTTGCAGGTCAACAAACAATTGTCATTAAGGCTTGTAACCCAGTTTAATAAATTTGAATATCTTGCGGACCCGGCCTCGGGAACTTACCTTGAATTCAAACGCTGGGAAGTTGATCCTTTGATTACCTATCGTTTAGGATCATTTTCGGTCTTCTATATTGGATCAACGTCGGATGTGAATTATCTCAGCCCGGAGATATCCAATGTTAATGAATCAATTTGGAAATTGAATAATCAGCAATTCTTCATGAAATTACAGTACCTGTTCCAGATGTAA
- a CDS encoding 2'-5' RNA ligase family protein: MQYAIILTFDKESNSLLRAVWQSIVDVGLPQPLIDTNVRPHMTLGVCGSLNKEPFLIELEECAVKYLQFNIRLSSVGLFTTDQKVIYYCVTPTDYLIQLHREFHNMFSNFADGLWDYFHPGIWVPHVTISEGLKTEQISEAVEIVSQIDFPLVCRVEEIVLVDVKQLEEINAYKLAGE; this comes from the coding sequence ATGCAATATGCCATCATTCTTACGTTTGATAAAGAATCCAATTCTCTATTACGAGCGGTCTGGCAAAGTATTGTCGACGTCGGTTTACCGCAGCCATTAATTGATACTAATGTGCGACCGCACATGACGCTAGGGGTTTGCGGCAGCCTTAATAAGGAACCGTTTCTGATTGAACTCGAAGAATGCGCCGTGAAATATTTGCAATTTAATATCAGGCTTTCGAGTGTCGGGTTATTTACAACCGACCAAAAAGTTATATATTATTGTGTTACTCCCACCGATTATTTAATTCAATTGCATCGAGAATTTCACAATATGTTCTCAAATTTCGCGGATGGTCTTTGGGATTATTTTCATCCCGGTATCTGGGTTCCCCATGTGACGATTTCGGAAGGATTGAAGACGGAACAAATATCTGAAGCGGTAGAAATCGTGTCTCAAATAGATTTCCCGCTTGTCTGTCGCGTTGAGGAGATTGTTCTGGTTGATGTAAAGCAACTGGAAGAAATTAATGCATATAAATTGGCGGGGGAGTGA
- a CDS encoding ABC transporter permease, whose translation MFGNYLKVAFRNIKKYKGYTFINVTGLAIGLACCLLISLWILDELNYDKQYPDVENIYSVLFNEEPYTPNALAPYLQEAAPEVEFAARTASKRKLLVSSSSLQSYEEIFIVDPSIIDVFSFEFISGNPQYAFNAINSIVLTQHTATKFFPEGDAVDQTLLIDKDEFIVTGVVENQPHNSSLQFDMLRSIDYDSQLSGDDEKYYGAWKAVGTRTYIKTKPGTNLAALTEKYTNLIQEYFKEDQEAKLSAINISELYFKFSNTKKGVTIFSGIALAILIMACINFINLSTARSSKRAKETGMRKIIGANRGELIAQFLGESFLLTMIGFIIAILIVQLVLPVFNTFFNLHLSLGVLNSGIFILLASGILILTAIAAGIYPAILLSRFNPIQAIKGESETGHRKFNLRRILVVIQFAMAVFLIAGTAVIYTQINHIKSWDIGYNKEHVLTIDLKGEGRDHFHVLKNEFLKNPEILSVAGSVRSLPYWSMYTTAKWDGLKNEDGEDVSMNFSGYDFAKTYGITMIEGRDFDKEHTTDLKQGCIVNESLAKLMSQDQSLGANIDIWGSEKKIIGVFKDFNFLPLEEKIEPLAVMMVNDDNFAFTKMRILAARISPNNIASSLEHMRESWKIVLPDHPFEYSFVDEQFDANYKSIEQIRNLAGSFGVLAIFIACLGLFGLASFSAEQRTKEIGIRKVLGASIRNIVGLLSKEFMILVLIANLIAWPISWIIMHRWLQEFAYHVEIELAIFFIAGFFALIIALISVGFQAIRAARANPVDAMKYE comes from the coding sequence ATGTTTGGAAACTATCTGAAAGTCGCATTTCGAAATATCAAAAAGTACAAAGGCTATACTTTCATCAATGTAACCGGTTTGGCAATCGGCCTGGCTTGTTGCCTGTTGATTAGTCTCTGGATTCTGGATGAACTTAATTATGACAAGCAATACCCTGATGTCGAAAATATTTATTCTGTCCTATTTAATGAAGAACCCTATACACCAAATGCCCTGGCTCCTTATCTTCAGGAAGCTGCCCCGGAAGTGGAATTTGCGGCTCGGACAGCCAGCAAAAGAAAACTTTTGGTTAGCAGTAGTTCATTGCAGTCGTATGAAGAAATCTTCATCGTCGATCCTTCAATAATTGATGTTTTTTCTTTTGAATTTATTAGCGGTAATCCGCAGTATGCATTCAATGCCATAAATTCAATCGTCCTCACTCAACATACAGCTACTAAATTTTTTCCGGAAGGAGATGCAGTCGATCAAACTCTATTGATTGATAAAGATGAATTTATAGTAACCGGAGTGGTCGAGAATCAACCCCACAATTCAAGCCTGCAATTTGATATGCTTCGTTCCATCGACTATGATTCTCAGCTATCTGGGGATGATGAGAAATATTATGGAGCTTGGAAGGCGGTAGGGACCAGAACATATATAAAAACAAAACCGGGAACCAATCTTGCGGCGCTAACAGAAAAATATACCAATTTAATTCAAGAGTACTTTAAGGAGGACCAAGAGGCAAAACTATCAGCAATAAATATCTCCGAACTGTATTTTAAATTTTCCAATACTAAAAAAGGCGTAACGATATTTTCCGGAATTGCGCTGGCAATATTAATTATGGCCTGTATCAATTTCATCAATCTGTCAACGGCTCGAAGCTCTAAACGAGCTAAAGAAACCGGAATGCGGAAGATTATCGGCGCCAATCGCGGCGAATTAATCGCCCAGTTTCTTGGCGAATCATTTCTATTAACAATGATTGGATTCATCATCGCCATATTGATTGTACAATTAGTGTTACCGGTCTTTAATACTTTCTTTAATCTCCACTTATCTTTAGGAGTATTAAATAGTGGGATTTTCATCTTATTGGCTTCCGGAATTTTGATTCTTACGGCAATTGCGGCGGGAATTTATCCGGCAATTCTATTATCTCGCTTTAATCCGATCCAGGCAATAAAAGGTGAATCGGAAACTGGCCATAGAAAATTCAATCTGCGCCGAATATTGGTAGTAATACAATTTGCCATGGCAGTTTTTTTAATCGCCGGTACCGCAGTTATTTACACCCAGATAAATCATATAAAATCCTGGGATATCGGGTACAATAAAGAGCATGTTTTGACTATTGATCTTAAGGGCGAAGGCAGAGATCACTTTCACGTCCTCAAAAATGAATTTCTAAAAAATCCGGAAATTTTATCCGTAGCGGGAAGCGTTAGGTCTCTTCCTTATTGGAGCATGTACACAACGGCAAAATGGGATGGACTTAAAAATGAGGACGGAGAAGATGTATCAATGAATTTCTCCGGATATGACTTTGCCAAAACTTATGGAATTACAATGATAGAAGGCCGCGACTTCGATAAGGAGCATACGACCGATTTAAAGCAAGGATGCATCGTTAACGAAAGTCTCGCTAAACTTATGAGCCAAGATCAGAGCTTGGGCGCCAATATTGATATTTGGGGTTCGGAGAAAAAAATAATTGGAGTATTCAAAGATTTCAATTTCCTTCCACTTGAAGAAAAAATTGAACCGTTGGCAGTAATGATGGTCAATGACGATAATTTTGCGTTCACCAAGATGCGGATTTTGGCGGCCCGAATAAGCCCTAATAATATTGCATCCTCGCTGGAACATATGCGGGAATCCTGGAAAATCGTCCTTCCCGATCATCCTTTTGAATATTCTTTTGTCGATGAGCAGTTTGACGCCAATTATAAGTCGATAGAGCAGATCAGAAATCTGGCAGGATCCTTTGGCGTTCTTGCGATATTCATTGCTTGCCTGGGCCTCTTTGGCTTGGCATCGTTTTCGGCAGAGCAACGGACTAAAGAGATCGGAATCAGAAAAGTTCTCGGAGCATCAATTCGCAACATTGTAGGATTGCTTTCCAAGGAATTCATGATTTTAGTTCTTATCGCCAACCTGATTGCATGGCCAATTTCTTGGATTATAATGCATCGTTGGCTTCAAGAGTTCGCTTATCACGTAGAAATTGAATTGGCTATTTTCTTTATTGCAGGCTTTTTTGCATTAATTATCGCCTTAATCTCGGTTGGATTTCAGGCAATTCGAGCAGCGCGAGCAAATCCGGTTGATGCTATGAAATATGAATGA